The DNA window ATTCCCAACCTCTATTAATTGTACTACCTTATCAACATTAGGTGCGTAAAATCCAAAATCTGCAAAATCTCCAAAGGTTTTACCTGGATGATTCAATTGATTTATTGATTCTGGCCATTGTGCTATTTTATTATAATATGCCTGTAAATTCATAGCAGAATTTGACCTTGAAGCAAACCAAGGAGTATTAAATGTATTTATATGTCCCCATCCACCAGTACTGCCACTCCAAGTCATTTCATAGCCAGGTATACCAACAAATGCTTCTGTAGTAGAGGATAGAGCTGTACTATTTAGCTGTTTCCATTCAGCACTATTGGATTGACTAACATCCGTTATATTTTCATTCATTAAATCTTTTTCATTGTCAAACCAATTTGAGTGGTCTGTTACCGCAAAAAAATCCGCTTTTGCTTCGTCTCTTGCAAATCTAAATGCTTCGTTTACTGTTCCTGTACCGTCTGATAGATTTGTATGGCTGTGTAATTGTCCGAAGTAGAAATTAAAGTTTCTTTTTCCAACATAGAAACCCCATTCTACTATAGATTTCTGTGGTACCGATGCCATGTCTGATACCTCAAGCTTTGCTGTATGATTTCCTATTGAAAGGTCAGTCTTAGGTACATAAGTTATTTTGCTTTCAGTTATGTCTGCTTCCGCTGTTATATCTATGCCATCTAAATAAAGTTTTATTGAACTTACATCTATTCCCGATGTATCGCTATATTCTGCACTTATTTCTGGTCTTAAATTGTCATCTGTAGATGTTCCATTTACAGGTGTTAAATTAATGATAACTGGTGGTACTATGTCTTCATCTGATATTTTTACTTCATATGGTATATTTTTATCTTCTGGTGCTGTTACTGTATTTGTTCCATCAGATGCTTCTATATAGTATTGAAGCTCTCCTAGTACAAGCTGCGATTTAGGGATCTTGACTGAATAATTTTCTCCATCTTTAAGCATTGCAAGATGCTCATATTCATCTTGTCCTTTTATTCTATAATAAAGAGTAACTAACTCAACTTTCCTGTTATCTGTAACTTTCGCAGTTATCTCTAGGTCAATTTCTATATTTCCCTTCGTTACAGGTGTGTGTGCTATAACAGGATTTTCAGTATCTGGCCCTAATATTTTCTGAATATCATCTGCTTTCCTTACCCTAAGTTGATAGCCTGGTGTAGTATTTGGATCTTTAGTGAATCTTGATAGTATTGCTATTAATTCTACTTCATCACCCTCTGATAATTCTGTAGAAGGTATTCTAAAAATATTTATACTTCCAGTTGAATCTGTTAATACTGTATCCCCACCTGTGTTAATTGTACCAATAGTTGCCTTTTCAATTTCTATAAGCTGTGATTCATATGTGTCATTATTTGCTTGTTCTATTGTAATTTTTTTGGGGACTGGAAGTGTGTTATTTTTAGATTCAATTCTAATTGCAGCTGGATTAGGAGTTATTGTAATCAATTCATTAAATGCATTCAAATTACCTGTTACTTGTATAAAATCTCCTTCCTCTACTTCAGGAGCGCCTGTGATTTTATAATAATCTATCACTATTCCAGCTGTATCGTCTTGAATATATTTCTTATCTCCATCCACCCATGTTACTACTCCTCTAACCGTTGCTTCTTGACCTTTAGGTAGGTTTCTAGCTTCTGCTATTGTAATGACTGTAGCTGGTGCTTTTATAGTATAAGAAAATTCTGTTATGTCACTATCTTCTAGCCCTTCCTTAGTTGCATATGTTTTTATTGTCAACGGCTCATCTACCTGTATAGGTTCAGCATATTCCTCAAATACTACATCTTCATTTGAAAATGATTCCTTGTATACTGCATAGAATACTGTTGCGTCTATTGTTGAGGTAGATAAAATGACTTTAGTACCTGCCTCCACTTCTCCCGATGAAGGATTTGCAGTTACTGGCAAAACCTTCGGGTCTCCTCCAGACCCTCCATCGTCATAGTTAGTCCATGTTATGTTGTCAATAGTAATTTGAGCATTTGCACTTCCACCAGATAGATGCCTAATTTCAAGAATAAATTTACCTTCAATATTAATACTGTCAACAGAAAAATTCTGGACTTCACTATTGTTTTCTAATGTGTAGGACTCTATAAGTTCATCATTTATAAAAAGTCCAACTTCTCTTACTGTACCAGTTGTGAAAGCCTTCTTTAAGTCAACAGAAAAATTCTTTATTCCTCCATTGATCTCTGCAAATATTTTGGAATTGCCTCCAGATCTTCTAAGCATAAGGCCTTTTCCATCTATAGAGTAGTCGTTTCCTTGGTCTATTAGACCCCCTCTAGCATGTATATAGCTCCATTCAATACCATTTACACCGATGAATTTCCCATCTACATAGCTACTTCCTGTCAGTTCTAAATTATCAAACGTCTCTACGAAGGTCTGTGTATCAGCCTTTACTAATGCAGTTGGCACAAAACTAAACACGCTTGTAAAAGTTAAAACAAACACAAAAAATAAACTTAAGCTTTTTGAAACTTTCTTATTCAAAACTCTATTCCCCCTTTTGTAATTATTTACTTTATTATGAGCGAATAAAACTTTCCCCCTTTCTTGCTTATTTTCAAGACTCTTTTAGCTTTGATATTGCAATCCCCTGTAATACCCAATTTGCAATATTTCATTACAGCATATAGTCGTACATATTTTATAGCTGGACTTTAATAATTCTACATTTATTCAAAAAATCCTTCTTATGTAAAATTTGTTATTAAAATTGATTTTATCTATATAATAGAATATAATCTAGTTAAATACTTTTCTAAGGAGGACCTATGAGAACAAAGATTTTAAAATACTTTCCAATCATAGTAGTAGGTATAATTATTATTTTAATATTTACTTCACCTTTAACTTCAAAAAAGGAACATCATTTTGATTTTGAAAAGGCTGAAGTAATATCTATAAATGAAGAAAACTTAGAAGAAGATGCGGTAATCCCAGACCTTATGCTTGGATATCAGCAGATAAAAATAAAAATATTGACAGGTAAATATATAGGGGAAGAATTTAATATAAAAAACCCTATGAGCAGGACCTATAATGTACATACAAAAATAGGAAGTAAAATAATAGTAAGTATTGAAGAACAAGGGGAACAAGTAAAAAGTATATCAGTTTTTAATTATAAAAAAGAATATGTTTCATATATCTTAGTTGCCCTTTTCTTTTTAGTACTTTTAATATTTGGCGGCATGAAAGGATTAAAGTCATTCATATCATTAGTATTCACAGGAGTACTTATAATATTTTTCATGATACCTCTCTTCTTTAAAGGCTATAGCCCAATATTGCTGACTATAATAACCGTAGCTATAACTACAATTGTAACTATAGTGATGGTAGATGGGTTAAATAAAAAAACTATATCTGCAATAGCCGGGACTATCTTGGGAGTTATCATAGCAGGCATTATATCATATATAGGCAGTAATATGGCTCACTTATCAGGTTTAACAACTAACGAAGCTGAAGAGCTTATGTATGTAGCTGGTATTAAGGATTTGAAAGTTAGAGGACTGATGTTTTCTGCTATATTGATAGCAGCCCTTGGTGCCATAATGGATGTTGCCATGTCAATAGCCTCTTCCACTTTTGAAATACATAAAACGAATCCTAATATTTCATTTAAAAATCTTATGGCATCAGGATTAAATATAGGAAAGGATGTCATGGGAACCATGTCCAATACTTTAATCCTAGCGTTTATTGGAAGCTCATTAAATATAATAATACTTTTAATGGCTTATGAAATGCCTTATACTCAGCTAATGAACCTTGATTTAATAGTTACAGAGGTAGTTCAAAGCATATCAGGAAGCATAGGGATTATTCTTACCGTCCCAATAACTGCTCTAATATCTACTTATTTAGCCCTTAAAGCAAATATCAAAAGAAGTTCTAAGATAGGTGTATAAATTGTAAAAAAACAGACTACAGTTTTCCTTCATAAAACAGTATAAGAACAAAATACATATGAACACTCTTGTGCTTTTTGTTCTCATGAGTTACAATTAAAACCCTCCACTATAACACCAGACTTTTATACGATGATATTATGGTGGAATAGAATGGTGGTGATACAATAAAATGAATACCTACAAGACATCAGAAATTGCACATAGTATTGGAATTCATCCTAACACAGTACGACTTTATGAGGAGCTTGAGCTTATTCCTAAGCCAGAACGAAAGGCAAATGGTTATCGTATTTTTACAGATTTCCATATGGAGCAAATTAAGTTTGCAAGAACTGCGTTAAAGGTTGAGGTTCTGCAAAATGGCTTGAGAAAGCAAGCCATTACTATCATTAAAACCTCGGCTTCTGGAAGTTTTAGCAAGGCGATACTCCTGACTGAACATTATTTGCATCAAATAAAAAACGAGCAAAAAAACGCCGAAGAAGCCATAGAAATTACCAAAGATCTATTATCAGGCAATGATCAAGGAATAGGCACAGCTTTTTTTACCAGAAAAGAAGCGGCTAATTTTCTGCAAATATCAATGGATGCTTTAAGAAATTGGGAAATGAACGGCCTGCTAACTGTAAAGCGAAAACAAAATGGGTATCGAGTTTATACCAATGAAGATATTCTACGGCTAAAAATCATACGTTCCTTGCGCTGTGCTAATTACTCTCTTTCAGCAATTTTACGAATGCTGAATACTTTATCCAACAACCCCGAGGCAGATATACGGCAAGTCATTGATACTCCAAAAGAAAACGACGATATTATTTCTGTATGTGATAAGCTCCTCACATCTTTACATTATGCTGAACAAAATGCGGAGATTATGC is part of the Proteiniborus sp. MB09-C3 genome and encodes:
- a CDS encoding YibE/F family protein, yielding MRTKILKYFPIIVVGIIIILIFTSPLTSKKEHHFDFEKAEVISINEENLEEDAVIPDLMLGYQQIKIKILTGKYIGEEFNIKNPMSRTYNVHTKIGSKIIVSIEEQGEQVKSISVFNYKKEYVSYILVALFFLVLLIFGGMKGLKSFISLVFTGVLIIFFMIPLFFKGYSPILLTIITVAITTIVTIVMVDGLNKKTISAIAGTILGVIIAGIISYIGSNMAHLSGLTTNEAEELMYVAGIKDLKVRGLMFSAILIAALGAIMDVAMSIASSTFEIHKTNPNISFKNLMASGLNIGKDVMGTMSNTLILAFIGSSLNIIILLMAYEMPYTQLMNLDLIVTEVVQSISGSIGIILTVPITALISTYLALKANIKRSSKIGV
- a CDS encoding MerR family transcriptional regulator; amino-acid sequence: MNTYKTSEIAHSIGIHPNTVRLYEELELIPKPERKANGYRIFTDFHMEQIKFARTALKVEVLQNGLRKQAITIIKTSASGSFSKAILLTEHYLHQIKNEQKNAEEAIEITKDLLSGNDQGIGTAFFTRKEAANFLQISMDALRNWEMNGLLTVKRKQNGYRVYTNEDILRLKIIRSLRCANYSLSAILRMLNTLSNNPEADIRQVIDTPKENDDIISVCDKLLTSLHYAEQNAEIMLTHLEKMKKQFATNPTF